The genomic segment AGGTCTCTGGTGCACCTTCATTTCAGCCGATCCAGTTTCGGGAAATGATGATTCAAAAGGGATGCATCTGCCGGGGATAAAATTACGAAATAAGCTGTCCGGAAGGACAGCTGACCGATTAACTTATGAACATTTCAGGCCTTGTCAGGACCACCTTCCAGATCAAGATCCTCAAAGGTTACGTCTGTGTGAGAATCCGGAGGATCATTGCCGGGTTCCTGGTGAACAGCGCTACCTGAATCAAGGTCGGGTAATTCTGGCTTTTTCCCTGTCTGGATAAATTCGATCACTCCCTGAAGTCCGTTCTGGAACTTATCGAAATCTTCCTTGTAAAGAAACAATTTATGTTTCTCATAGAAAAACTTACCCTCTTCGTTGTTGAATTTACGCTTGCTTTCCGTGATCGTCAGATAATATTCGTCGGATCTCGTAGCTTTCACATCAAAGAAATAGGTTCTTTTGCCTGCCCGGATCGCCAACGAAAAAATCTCCTCTTTTCTGCCTGTATTATCATACTCTTCCATACCAATACTTTTTTATCAACCTACAAAAATAAACATTTCCATCAAAAATGAAAGGGATTTTTGTTAATATTTACATTTTTATTACATTTGCCCGGCTTTCAACAGAGTTCATTCACATCATTTATGTTAAGCCGCCGACATATCAGGATCAAAGTGATGCAGGCATTGTACGCTTTTACCCTGAACAATGATCCGGACATTCTCAGGGGGGAAGATGAGCTGGTGCGAAGCATTCAACGGCTTCATGAGCTTTATGTTTACCAGCTGTCGTTCCTGATTGAAATTTTTGACTTTGCACTCCACCGCCTCGAAGAGGCCAAACAGAAATACCTTCCGACGGAAGAGGATCTGCATCCGAATACACGTTTTGTCGACAACCGCATCATCCAGCAACTGGCCGGGAGCCTGGACTATTACCGTCGCTCGGATCATTTGAAAATATCCTGGAAAGAAGAGGAAGAGCTTGTCAGAAGACTCTACCAG from the Bacteroidales bacterium genome contains:
- a CDS encoding DUF3276 family protein; amino-acid sequence: MEEYDNTGRKEEIFSLAIRAGKRTYFFDVKATRSDEYYLTITESKRKFNNEEGKFFYEKHKLFLYKEDFDKFQNGLQGVIEFIQTGKKPELPDLDSGSAVHQEPGNDPPDSHTDVTFEDLDLEGGPDKA